One segment of Porticoccus hydrocarbonoclasticus MCTG13d DNA contains the following:
- a CDS encoding phosphodiesterase — MQHTNRHIARILQISDSHLGPDREFKLAGINTYRSLGQVLSVLPDQDAVPELLAVTGDIAGDGDEGAYHLFNEAMAEQSRPFAWLPGNHDDFPLMRQVLHQSFRRVIELDSWVAIFLVSAQAGEVAGQLADAELAELADLLHRYRDRHVLLFMHHMPVEISCQWLDKHRVANHRQLADLMAGFPGVKALFAGHVHQAFSTSWQGIGVHSAPSTCFQFAPGSDGFELAEQPPGYRWIDLYADGHLKTGEGFVAGAGQQVDHRCSGY; from the coding sequence TTGCAGCACACCAACCGGCACATTGCCCGAATACTGCAAATATCGGATAGTCATCTCGGGCCCGATCGTGAATTCAAATTGGCGGGCATCAACACCTACCGGAGCCTTGGTCAGGTACTGTCGGTCTTGCCCGACCAGGATGCGGTGCCTGAGCTGTTGGCGGTGACCGGGGATATTGCCGGTGACGGTGACGAAGGCGCATACCATTTGTTCAATGAAGCCATGGCAGAACAATCTCGGCCTTTTGCCTGGCTGCCGGGCAACCACGACGACTTTCCCCTAATGCGTCAGGTGCTCCATCAGTCGTTCAGGCGGGTCATCGAGCTGGATAGCTGGGTGGCAATCTTTCTGGTCAGTGCCCAGGCGGGTGAAGTGGCTGGGCAACTGGCAGATGCCGAGTTAGCTGAGCTGGCAGACCTGCTGCACCGTTATCGCGATCGCCATGTGCTGCTGTTTATGCACCATATGCCGGTAGAAATCAGCTGCCAGTGGCTCGACAAACACCGGGTTGCCAACCATCGTCAACTGGCTGACCTGATGGCCGGGTTTCCCGGGGTCAAAGCACTGTTTGCCGGCCATGTGCATCAGGCATTTTCGACCTCATGGCAGGGGATCGGGGTACACAGTGCCCCGTCGACCTGTTTTCAGTTTGCCCCCGGCAGTGATGGTTTCGAATTGGCCGAGCAACCCCCCGGATATCGCTGGATTGATCTGTACGCCGATGGTCACCTGAAAACCGGTGAGGGGTTTGTTGCCGGGGCCGGGCAGCAGGTGGATCATCGTTGCAGTGGGTACTGA
- a CDS encoding YqiA/YcfP family alpha/beta fold hydrolase, with protein sequence MPLVYIHGFNSSPASLKARQAAVWLKKNCPEVSFVCPALSNDPARAIGQLEAEIEKAGAPVGLVGSSMGGYYATWLAEKYRLKAVLVNPAVRPYEWMLEYLGVNANYHTGERYQLEQRHVDAVKSLDVPGLQNVGNYWVLLQTGDEVLDYRLAESRYSGCRMTIEQGGDHSFQHYERHLPAIIEFLGLSTGVS encoded by the coding sequence ATGCCTCTTGTTTACATTCATGGTTTCAATAGTTCGCCCGCTTCACTCAAGGCGCGCCAGGCAGCGGTATGGTTGAAAAAAAACTGCCCGGAGGTCTCTTTTGTCTGTCCCGCACTGTCCAATGATCCGGCCAGGGCGATTGGTCAACTTGAGGCAGAAATAGAAAAAGCAGGCGCGCCGGTTGGGTTGGTGGGCAGTTCAATGGGTGGTTACTATGCCACCTGGCTGGCTGAAAAATACCGACTTAAAGCGGTGCTGGTGAATCCCGCTGTAAGACCGTATGAATGGATGCTCGAGTATCTGGGCGTCAATGCCAATTATCATACCGGCGAGCGCTACCAGTTGGAGCAGCGCCATGTGGACGCGGTGAAAAGTCTGGATGTTCCAGGGTTGCAGAATGTCGGCAATTACTGGGTATTGCTGCAAACCGGTGATGAGGTGCTGGATTACCGGCTGGCTGAATCTAGGTACAGTGGTTGTCGCATGACCATTGAGCAGGGCGGGGATCACAGTTTTCAACACTATGAGCGTCACCTGCCTGCCATTATCGAATTTTTGGGGTTATCAACCGGGGTTTCATGA
- the parE gene encoding DNA topoisomerase IV subunit B, producing the protein MNKYTAEDIEVLTGLDPVRKRPGMYTDTTRPNHLAQEVVDNSVDEALAGHANKIDVTLYRDGSLSVADNGRGMPVDIHPEQGLPGVEVILATLHAGGKFSNKNYQFSGGLHGVGVSVVNALSSKLEVTIRRDGRVYRMGFAGGDKVSDLTVVDSCGQRNTGTELRFLPDPKYFDTVKYSVSRLRHVLRAKAVLCAGLTVNFTDENSGETESWCYEDGLADYLRGTTTGWEVLPITPFTGSYSSESEAVDWALQWLPDGGELTQESYVNLIPTTQGGTHVNGLRTGLLEALREFCEFRNLLPRGVKLAPDDIWEKCCFVLSSKLADPQFSGQTKERLSSREAAAFVSGVVKDAFSLWLNQHTEDAEQLAELCINNAQRRLKDSKKVARKRITAGPALPGKLADCSSGSPELSELFLVEGDSAGGSAKQARNREFQAIMPLRGKILNTWEVDSQEILASQEVHDISVALGIDPAIDGLEALRYHKICILADADSDGLHIATLLCALFVRHFRPLVAAGHVYVAMPPLYRIDVGKDVYYALDEGEKKGLLDRIEAEKKRGKVNVQRFKGLGEMNPIQLRETTMDPDTRRLVQLTIEAGDDTNSLLDMLLSKKRASDRKAWLELSGNLADV; encoded by the coding sequence ATGAATAAATATACCGCTGAAGATATTGAAGTTCTCACAGGCCTCGACCCGGTTAGAAAGCGCCCGGGGATGTACACGGATACCACCCGTCCCAATCATTTGGCCCAGGAGGTTGTCGACAACAGTGTCGACGAAGCTCTTGCCGGTCACGCCAATAAAATTGATGTCACACTCTACCGGGACGGCTCGCTTTCCGTGGCCGACAACGGTCGTGGCATGCCCGTGGATATTCATCCCGAGCAGGGATTGCCGGGGGTTGAGGTGATCCTTGCCACGCTGCACGCGGGGGGCAAATTTTCCAACAAAAACTATCAGTTCTCCGGCGGTCTGCACGGAGTGGGTGTCTCGGTGGTCAATGCATTATCCAGCAAGCTGGAGGTGACGATTCGCCGCGATGGCCGGGTTTATCGCATGGGTTTTGCCGGTGGTGACAAGGTTTCTGACCTGACAGTGGTGGACAGTTGTGGCCAGCGCAATACCGGTACCGAGCTGCGTTTTTTACCGGATCCGAAATACTTTGACACCGTCAAATACTCGGTCTCCCGCTTGCGGCATGTTCTGCGAGCCAAAGCGGTGCTCTGTGCGGGGCTGACGGTAAATTTTACCGACGAGAACAGTGGCGAAACCGAAAGCTGGTGTTACGAGGATGGCCTGGCCGATTATCTGCGGGGGACGACTACTGGCTGGGAGGTGCTTCCGATAACACCTTTTACCGGTAGTTACTCGTCCGAAAGTGAGGCGGTGGATTGGGCACTGCAGTGGCTGCCTGATGGCGGTGAGTTGACCCAGGAGAGCTACGTTAACCTGATACCCACGACGCAGGGTGGTACACACGTCAATGGCTTGCGCACTGGTTTGCTGGAGGCCCTTCGGGAATTCTGTGAGTTTCGCAATCTGCTGCCGCGGGGTGTCAAGCTGGCGCCGGACGATATCTGGGAAAAATGCTGCTTTGTTCTCTCCTCCAAACTGGCAGACCCACAATTTTCCGGACAGACCAAAGAGCGCCTTTCCTCCCGTGAGGCGGCGGCATTTGTATCGGGTGTTGTGAAGGACGCTTTCAGCCTGTGGCTGAACCAGCACACGGAAGATGCCGAGCAGCTTGCCGAGCTCTGTATCAACAATGCCCAGCGGCGACTCAAGGACAGCAAAAAAGTCGCGCGCAAGCGCATTACTGCCGGACCGGCACTGCCTGGCAAGCTGGCAGACTGCTCCAGTGGCAGCCCCGAGCTGTCGGAGCTGTTTCTGGTGGAGGGCGACTCTGCCGGCGGGTCTGCGAAGCAGGCTCGCAACCGCGAGTTTCAGGCGATTATGCCGCTGCGGGGCAAAATTCTGAATACCTGGGAGGTGGATAGCCAGGAGATTCTCGCCTCCCAGGAGGTACACGATATCTCTGTGGCGTTGGGTATCGATCCGGCCATTGACGGACTGGAAGCGCTGAGGTACCACAAAATCTGTATTCTCGCCGATGCGGATTCTGACGGCTTGCATATTGCCACCTTACTGTGCGCCTTGTTTGTGCGGCACTTCCGGCCACTGGTGGCTGCGGGGCACGTGTATGTGGCCATGCCTCCCCTGTATCGGATTGATGTGGGTAAAGACGTGTATTACGCGCTGGACGAAGGGGAAAAAAAGGGCCTGCTGGACCGCATTGAAGCGGAGAAGAAACGCGGCAAAGTCAATGTACAGAGATTCAAGGGGCTGGGTGAAATGAACCCCATTCAGCTGCGCGAAACCACCATGGATCCGGACACCCGACGACTCGTTCAACTAACCATCGAGGCAGGTGATGACACCAATAGTCTGCTGGATATGCTGTTGTCGAAGAAGCGCGCATCAGACCGCAAAGCCTGGCTGGAGCTGAGCGGCAATCTGGCTGATGTCTAG
- a CDS encoding DUF748 domain-containing protein: MKKLLICLRWSLIGIALLAVVVLSLLPFMIRWQGIVWLEKQGLDANIGYVEIRPMLGTVQVNNVHIQSPGGERLILDQLLFDIAWNPLFENGLRIEEVSIEGLTLDLAMTPSGLRVGGIPLRNNGAAPDTAGPPLFERLALDQFQLRDLTFCYLLMNERGEQQANQCAGLNALRLSDLTMAMGDAPSLSLPGVSLSGLRWFDRLDPLLLATVESLAVTGLSSPDMARWQLEKVNLQSLALLPGGTPAVQLNELVLNGFNLADDVELNAVSLDAMAVGLALDQTNGLAFAPALLKRVGQLTPETASQGAVDASGDANDRQIRLKQLVLRQIDIGADRPLLSAGKLRISDMRLAGAAVAIDTLTLGYLNLLPGAEEVLALDSLELQGLDMNRDIAIAGLTLGDLQVRLETDSRGALAFAPTLISQLMPTPEKNDSAVESVEPPSGASAAMGFEMGDLQLGSLAVFADRELLSLDALGLQQLKLAGDQVELARLEVSTVDFLAPAPDTAEVSHYVKIPRLSLDNLAKNSGTFSLGKLQIGDPEIFVHRNADGMLSMSSELAVLLGQDGETVAGESEDSAQQLTTENAPPLKLQLASLTIGEQGQLRILDESVSPSLDQRFTGVSLNLKHLNSTRTDTPAEVNLNMALNQFGALSLAGQVAPFGDALSTDLEGEIKGIDVRDISGYAKKFIGYHLDQGLVDFDIRVDILEDTIDSVVTVRLHKLQVSPVSKADLEAGASELGVPLEFALSLLRDKNGMIELKLPVSGNINSPTFSIRHIVNKVMFKVIKETVINYYLPFGLVVKTLVGDSLAGMGFEPVPFEPGTAALDEAGEANLNRLSDMLQKRQQLQLVFCAPATLQDWAAQFSPDELASLQSSGENPQLPDITAEQSAGLAELANQRTVVAKQYLIDHGVTPGQIILCTGKFDQRSTLRPEMSITIGQ; the protein is encoded by the coding sequence ATGAAAAAGTTACTCATATGCCTCCGCTGGAGCCTGATCGGCATCGCGCTGCTGGCGGTTGTGGTGCTTTCATTGCTGCCGTTTATGATTCGCTGGCAAGGTATCGTCTGGCTGGAGAAGCAGGGGCTGGATGCCAATATCGGTTATGTGGAAATCCGTCCGATGCTGGGCACGGTGCAAGTGAACAATGTCCACATCCAGTCTCCCGGTGGTGAGCGATTGATACTCGACCAGCTGTTGTTTGATATTGCCTGGAACCCCCTTTTTGAAAACGGCCTACGAATTGAAGAGGTATCCATTGAGGGGTTGACGCTTGATCTGGCCATGACGCCTTCCGGTCTGCGTGTTGGCGGTATCCCATTGCGCAACAATGGTGCCGCGCCGGATACAGCGGGCCCGCCACTGTTTGAGCGATTGGCGCTGGATCAGTTTCAGCTTCGCGATCTGACATTTTGTTACCTCTTGATGAATGAGCGCGGTGAACAGCAGGCGAATCAGTGTGCCGGACTGAATGCATTACGGCTCAGTGACCTCACCATGGCAATGGGTGATGCGCCCTCACTGTCGCTGCCCGGTGTATCGCTCAGTGGACTGCGCTGGTTTGACCGGCTTGACCCCTTGCTACTGGCGACGGTTGAGTCACTGGCCGTCACCGGTCTGAGCAGTCCTGATATGGCTCGTTGGCAGTTGGAGAAGGTCAATCTTCAGTCGCTGGCTCTGTTGCCGGGGGGCACTCCTGCCGTGCAACTGAATGAGTTGGTGTTGAACGGTTTCAACCTCGCGGATGATGTGGAGTTGAATGCCGTATCGCTTGATGCCATGGCTGTCGGGCTGGCACTCGATCAGACCAATGGTCTGGCATTTGCGCCGGCACTGCTGAAACGTGTGGGCCAGCTCACGCCCGAGACCGCTTCTCAGGGGGCTGTCGATGCGAGCGGCGACGCAAACGACAGACAGATCAGGCTCAAACAGCTTGTTCTGCGGCAAATCGACATTGGGGCGGATCGCCCGCTATTGTCTGCCGGTAAACTGCGGATCAGCGATATGCGGTTGGCAGGTGCAGCGGTGGCGATAGACACCCTGACCCTCGGCTATCTCAACCTGCTCCCCGGCGCAGAGGAAGTGCTGGCGTTGGACAGTCTTGAGTTACAGGGGCTTGATATGAACCGGGATATTGCCATCGCCGGGCTGACGCTGGGCGACCTTCAGGTGCGCCTGGAGACCGATTCGCGGGGCGCACTGGCATTTGCACCAACGCTGATCAGCCAGCTTATGCCGACGCCGGAAAAGAATGATAGTGCCGTGGAGAGTGTTGAGCCACCATCCGGAGCATCCGCTGCCATGGGTTTTGAGATGGGTGATCTGCAACTGGGATCGCTGGCCGTTTTTGCCGATCGTGAGTTGCTGTCGCTTGATGCGCTCGGACTGCAACAGTTGAAACTTGCCGGCGATCAGGTTGAGCTGGCCAGACTGGAGGTGTCCACGGTGGATTTTCTCGCGCCCGCCCCGGATACTGCCGAGGTGAGTCACTATGTGAAAATCCCCCGGTTATCCCTGGACAACCTGGCAAAAAATTCCGGTACGTTCAGCCTCGGCAAACTCCAGATAGGGGACCCAGAGATCTTCGTGCATCGCAATGCCGATGGCATGCTGTCGATGTCCAGCGAACTCGCCGTTTTGTTGGGGCAGGATGGTGAAACGGTTGCGGGAGAGTCGGAGGATTCTGCACAGCAACTCACCACAGAAAACGCACCGCCGTTAAAGCTGCAACTCGCTTCCCTGACGATTGGCGAGCAGGGACAATTGCGCATACTGGATGAAAGTGTGTCGCCGTCACTGGATCAGCGCTTTACCGGTGTTAGCTTGAATCTCAAACACCTGAACAGCACCCGTACGGATACGCCCGCCGAAGTCAATTTGAACATGGCCCTCAATCAGTTTGGTGCGCTGTCCCTGGCAGGCCAGGTTGCTCCCTTTGGTGATGCCTTAAGCACCGATCTTGAAGGGGAAATCAAAGGTATTGATGTGCGTGATATCTCCGGTTACGCAAAAAAATTCATCGGCTATCATCTTGATCAGGGGCTGGTAGATTTCGACATCAGGGTTGATATCCTTGAAGACACTATTGACTCGGTGGTCACTGTCCGACTCCACAAGTTGCAGGTGTCACCAGTGAGCAAAGCCGATCTTGAGGCCGGTGCCAGCGAACTGGGCGTGCCGCTGGAGTTCGCCCTGTCATTATTGCGCGATAAAAATGGCATGATCGAATTGAAGCTGCCGGTTAGCGGCAATATCAATTCGCCGACTTTTTCCATCAGACATATTGTCAACAAGGTCATGTTCAAGGTGATTAAAGAGACGGTGATCAATTACTACCTGCCTTTTGGGTTGGTGGTGAAGACATTGGTTGGCGACAGTCTGGCCGGGATGGGCTTTGAGCCGGTGCCCTTTGAGCCGGGTACAGCAGCGCTGGATGAAGCCGGTGAGGCCAACCTGAATCGTCTCTCGGACATGCTGCAAAAACGCCAGCAGCTGCAATTGGTGTTCTGTGCACCCGCTACCCTTCAGGACTGGGCTGCACAATTTTCCCCGGATGAGCTGGCAAGCCTGCAGTCATCCGGGGAAAATCCCCAGCTTCCCGACATCACGGCGGAGCAATCTGCCGGATTGGCTGAGCTTGCCAATCAGCGCACGGTTGTCGCGAAACAGTACCTGATTGATCACGGTGTCACTCCGGGGCAAATCATTCTGTGTACCGGGAAGTTTGATCAGCGCAGTACCCTGCGCCCGGAGATGTCCATCACCATTGGCCAGTAA
- the parC gene encoding DNA topoisomerase IV subunit A: MTETTIINPAIEQIPLRSYTEKAYLDYSMYVILDRALPHIGDGLKPVQRRIIYAMSELGLKSTAKHKKSARTVGDVIGKFHPHGDSAAYEAMVLMAQPFSYRYPLVDGQGNWGSSDDPKSFAAMRYTESKLAHFAELLLSELAQGTVDWKANFDGTLDEPITLPARAPHVLLNGTTGIAVGMSTDIPPHNLQELISACVHLLDQPGATTAELCEHIQGPDYPTEAEVITPREDILKTYETGRGSLKMRAVWQSEQGDIIVTGLPFQVSGARVLEQIAAQMQAKKLPMVADLRDESDHENPTRLVIVPRSNRVDLEGLMQHLFATTDLEKNYRVNLNMIGVDGRPEVKPLNKILTEWLAYRMDTVRRRLQFRLDKVDHRLHLLEGLLIAFLNIDEVIHIIRSEDEPKPVLIQRFSLSDIQAEYILDTKLRQLARLEEVRIRAEQEALAAEKLELEKILGSARRLKTLVRNELLAVADEFGDKRRSPLARREEARAFSETELLVSEPVTVVLSEKGWIRSAKGHDVDGASLSYKSGDRFLCAARGRSNQSVVLLDSTGRTYSLAVHNLPSARGQGEPVTGRLNPPSGAGFVSVIMGDDSQQVLMATDAGYGFMANLADLHSKNRAGKTTLTIPRGGRVIKPVAISDRENSLVVAVSNEGRMLAFPLAELPRLARGKGNKILSIPSSRVQSREEFMVAVAVVTPAQQLLVFSGKRHLNIRASDLEHYRGERGRRGNKLPRGFQKVDRVEVTGND; this comes from the coding sequence ATGACAGAGACCACGATCATTAATCCGGCAATTGAACAGATACCGCTGCGCAGCTATACCGAAAAAGCCTACCTTGATTACTCCATGTATGTGATTCTCGACCGGGCATTGCCGCATATCGGTGATGGTCTGAAGCCGGTTCAGCGGCGAATCATTTATGCCATGAGTGAGTTGGGGCTCAAATCCACGGCCAAGCACAAGAAATCCGCCCGCACCGTGGGTGACGTCATCGGTAAATTCCATCCCCATGGGGACAGTGCAGCCTATGAAGCGATGGTGTTGATGGCGCAGCCGTTTTCCTACCGCTATCCACTGGTGGACGGCCAGGGTAACTGGGGCTCATCCGATGACCCAAAATCCTTTGCTGCAATGCGTTATACGGAATCAAAGCTGGCACATTTTGCCGAGCTGCTGCTGTCGGAGTTGGCCCAGGGTACGGTTGACTGGAAAGCGAACTTTGACGGTACCCTTGATGAGCCCATTACACTGCCGGCGCGCGCGCCTCATGTATTATTGAATGGTACGACCGGTATTGCCGTGGGCATGTCCACAGATATTCCGCCGCACAACCTGCAGGAGTTGATCAGTGCTTGTGTACATTTGCTGGATCAGCCCGGCGCAACCACGGCGGAATTGTGTGAGCATATACAGGGACCGGACTATCCCACCGAAGCGGAAGTTATTACCCCCCGGGAGGACATCCTGAAAACCTATGAGACCGGTCGGGGTAGCCTGAAAATGCGTGCTGTCTGGCAGTCGGAACAGGGAGATATCATCGTCACCGGGCTGCCTTTTCAGGTGTCTGGCGCGAGGGTTCTGGAACAGATTGCCGCCCAGATGCAGGCCAAAAAATTGCCGATGGTTGCGGATTTGCGCGATGAGTCCGATCACGAGAACCCGACCCGACTGGTGATCGTACCTCGCTCCAACCGGGTTGATCTGGAGGGGCTGATGCAGCATTTGTTTGCCACCACGGATCTGGAAAAGAACTATCGGGTTAACCTCAATATGATCGGGGTAGACGGTCGCCCGGAAGTGAAGCCCCTCAATAAAATTCTCACCGAGTGGCTCGCTTACCGCATGGATACTGTGCGCCGTCGGTTGCAGTTTCGGCTGGACAAGGTGGATCACCGGCTACATCTGTTGGAAGGCCTGTTGATCGCATTTTTGAATATAGATGAAGTGATTCATATTATTCGCAGTGAGGACGAGCCAAAACCGGTATTGATCCAGCGTTTTAGTCTCAGTGATATCCAGGCAGAGTATATTCTCGACACCAAGCTGCGCCAGCTGGCCCGCCTGGAGGAAGTTCGCATTCGTGCCGAGCAGGAAGCGCTGGCGGCGGAGAAACTGGAGCTGGAAAAAATTCTCGGTTCCGCAAGGCGTCTAAAGACCCTGGTGCGCAATGAATTGCTGGCTGTGGCCGATGAATTCGGTGATAAACGCCGTTCACCGCTGGCCCGCCGTGAGGAAGCGAGGGCGTTTTCTGAAACCGAACTGTTGGTGTCCGAGCCGGTAACAGTGGTGTTATCGGAGAAGGGCTGGATACGCTCTGCCAAAGGACACGATGTCGATGGCGCATCACTCAGCTATAAATCCGGCGATCGCTTTCTCTGTGCGGCCAGAGGACGCAGTAACCAGTCGGTGGTTTTACTGGATTCCACCGGTCGAACCTATTCGTTGGCGGTCCACAACCTGCCCTCGGCGAGGGGGCAGGGTGAGCCTGTCACCGGTCGCCTTAACCCCCCTTCCGGCGCCGGTTTTGTGAGCGTCATAATGGGCGATGATTCACAACAGGTGTTGATGGCAACTGATGCCGGTTACGGTTTTATGGCCAATCTGGCAGATCTGCACAGTAAAAACCGGGCGGGTAAAACGACCCTGACGATTCCCAGGGGCGGTCGAGTCATCAAGCCGGTGGCGATTTCTGACCGTGAAAACAGTCTGGTGGTCGCGGTCAGCAACGAGGGTCGTATGCTGGCGTTTCCACTGGCAGAACTCCCCCGTTTGGCGCGAGGCAAGGGAAACAAGATTCTCAGTATTCCCTCCTCGCGAGTTCAGTCCCGGGAAGAGTTTATGGTAGCGGTGGCGGTCGTGACCCCGGCGCAGCAATTGCTGGTGTTCTCGGGCAAACGTCATTTGAACATCAGGGCCAGCGATCTTGAACATTATCGCGGGGAGCGCGGTCGCCGTGGCAATAAACTGCCCCGGGGCTTCCAGAAAGTGGACAGGGTGGAGGTGACGGGCAATGATTAG
- a CDS encoding YqaE/Pmp3 family membrane protein, with translation MDNNKVLLVIASLLLPPLAVFLKKGAGKDLVINIVLCLCFWVPGILHALWVTLA, from the coding sequence ATGGATAATAATAAGGTGTTGCTGGTTATTGCGTCGCTGTTACTGCCACCACTGGCAGTGTTCCTGAAAAAGGGTGCCGGTAAGGATCTGGTGATCAATATTGTGCTCTGCCTGTGCTTCTGGGTGCCGGGTATCCTGCATGCGCTTTGGGTGACGTTGGCCTGA
- a CDS encoding DUF4177 domain-containing protein encodes MAFSQYKVMAISEGALGTIFLGASGFPLKKMETVLNEQAADGWQLVFQVVERRRLWLFWARETVIVTLGK; translated from the coding sequence ATGGCATTCAGTCAATACAAGGTGATGGCTATCAGCGAGGGAGCTCTGGGAACGATTTTTCTCGGTGCCTCCGGCTTTCCCCTGAAAAAAATGGAGACGGTCCTCAACGAGCAGGCGGCCGACGGCTGGCAACTGGTTTTCCAGGTGGTGGAAAGGCGTCGCCTCTGGCTGTTCTGGGCACGGGAAACCGTCATCGTCACTCTGGGCAAATAA
- a CDS encoding TM2 domain-containing protein: MALRDEQSREDQLRNRIAELPAEQRRVFHGRMARCLKDPDSYAVLNYLFVAGLHHFYLRRWFRGGVNLAVFLAGLACLLTGQWRWGLGLLLLITLIELPALFCSQCIVLRYNNDLAESQLAETGHSQN; this comes from the coding sequence GTGGCTCTCCGCGACGAACAATCCCGGGAGGACCAGCTTCGCAACCGAATTGCGGAACTCCCCGCAGAACAGCGCAGGGTTTTTCACGGGCGTATGGCGAGATGCCTCAAAGATCCGGACAGCTATGCGGTGCTGAACTATTTGTTTGTCGCCGGGCTGCACCATTTTTATCTGAGGCGCTGGTTTCGCGGTGGAGTCAATCTGGCCGTTTTTCTGGCTGGTCTGGCTTGCCTGCTCACTGGTCAATGGCGCTGGGGGCTTGGTTTGTTACTTTTGATTACGTTAATTGAGTTGCCAGCACTGTTCTGCTCTCAATGCATTGTATTGCGGTATAACAACGACCTGGCTGAATCGCAGTTGGCGGAGACTGGCCACAGTCAGAACTGA
- a CDS encoding mechanosensitive ion channel family protein, giving the protein METIGNAIIFYGLKVVMAAVIFFVGKFIAGWLRGLVAGLMKKKDMDVAIQQFVSTLVYYALLTFVCIAALGQLGIQTASLVAVVGAAGLAVGLALQGSLANFAAGVLILIFRPFRVGDYVEVAGVGGTVSKILVFTTELNTPDNKRIVIPNGQVMSGTITNYSTHDTRRVDLVIGISYGDDIDKAKAVLREVVEADKRVLADPAPNIAVTQLADSSVNLIVRPWVATGDYWGVYWDLTEAIKKRFDKEEISIPFPQRDVHLYPTADNA; this is encoded by the coding sequence ATGGAAACGATAGGAAATGCCATTATTTTTTATGGTCTGAAGGTTGTTATGGCAGCCGTTATTTTTTTTGTGGGTAAATTTATTGCGGGCTGGCTGAGGGGCCTGGTAGCCGGCTTGATGAAAAAGAAAGACATGGATGTGGCGATCCAGCAGTTTGTCTCTACGCTGGTTTACTATGCCCTTCTGACCTTTGTCTGTATTGCAGCACTGGGTCAGCTGGGCATACAAACGGCCTCCCTCGTGGCTGTGGTGGGTGCCGCCGGTCTCGCCGTTGGCCTGGCTTTACAAGGTTCTCTGGCCAATTTTGCCGCCGGTGTGCTGATCCTGATTTTTCGTCCCTTCCGTGTTGGAGACTATGTTGAAGTGGCCGGTGTCGGTGGTACGGTGTCGAAAATACTGGTATTTACTACCGAGCTGAACACCCCGGACAACAAGCGGATTGTGATTCCCAATGGCCAGGTAATGAGCGGTACCATTACCAACTACTCCACCCACGATACCCGCCGGGTCGATCTGGTGATCGGTATCAGTTACGGCGATGACATCGACAAGGCCAAGGCAGTGCTGCGTGAAGTTGTTGAAGCAGATAAACGTGTGTTGGCAGATCCGGCCCCGAATATCGCAGTTACCCAGCTGGCGGACAGCAGTGTCAACCTCATTGTCCGCCCCTGGGTTGCCACGGGCGACTACTGGGGGGTCTATTGGGATCTCACCGAAGCCATCAAAAAGCGCTTTGATAAGGAAGAGATTTCCATTCCTTTCCCGCAACGCGATGTGCATTTGTATCCGACAGCCGATAACGCTTGA
- a CDS encoding GlsB/YeaQ/YmgE family stress response membrane protein, which translates to MGILSWIVLGLVAGILAKWIMPGRDGGGFILTVLLGIAGAFVGGWIGSLLGFGGAGGFSLASIATATVGAILILLLYRQLRKQ; encoded by the coding sequence ATGGGTATTCTTTCCTGGATCGTACTTGGCCTGGTGGCCGGAATTCTTGCCAAATGGATCATGCCGGGCAGGGATGGTGGTGGGTTTATTCTCACGGTACTGTTGGGTATTGCCGGCGCTTTTGTCGGTGGCTGGATTGGTTCGTTGCTGGGCTTTGGCGGTGCGGGTGGCTTCAGTTTAGCCAGTATCGCCACGGCCACGGTGGGCGCCATTCTGATTTTGCTGCTTTACCGGCAGTTGAGAAAACAGTGA